GTGGCAGCGTATTCCGCTACACCAGGGACATCAACCACCCGGGCGATATTGGAACCGCAGCGGCAGACAAAGACGCCGATACGCGGCTCCTGTCCTTTCGTATCTTGCTCCGGGGGATATTCCTTCTCCGTCACCAGCGTGCCACGCGCCCCGGCGATGCCTTCCGAGGCAAGGCAGGCGGCACTGCTGGCGCTCATCACTGATTCAGGGATATCCATCGGGGCGTCAAACGCGCCAGCAACATAGATGCCGTCACGCGAGGTGGCATTCGGGTTGAAGTTATCGGTGAGGCAGAACCCGAACCTGTCCAGCTCAATCCCCAGCGTATCGGCCAGGTCCCGGGTACTTGCCGATGGCTGCAATCCCACCGACAGCACGACCATATCGAACTCTTCCGGTACTTTCTGGCCATCCTCACCAACAGACTCTATGAGTAAGTTCTTGCTCTGCTGTAACTCTTTGACTCCGGAAGGGATACCCCTTACATAACGTATGCCAAACCTGTTCTTGGCTGACTCATAGTATCTCTCGAAACCCTTACCATAGGCCCTGAGGTCATTGTAGAATATCGTGGGTTGGATGGTGCTGTCATGTTCGCGGGCGATTATCGCCTCCTTGGTAGCGTACATGCAGCAGACCGAAGAGCAGTATTCTCGGTCGCAGGTCTCATCCCTCGAACCGACGCACTGTATCCAGGCAACTTTCACCGGGTGCTTGCTGTCGGATGGACGTTGCACCTGACCCTGGTATGGACCCGAGGCAGACAGGATGCGCTCGAATTCCATGGCGGTGACAACATTAGACATGCGACCATAACCATACTCGCTCTTAATGGCGGCATCGAACGGTTCAAAGCCGGGAGCCAGGATTACAGAACCGACTTGAAGCTCGACCTCCTGCTCTGTCTGCTCATGCTCGATGGCTTTGGCCTGGCAAGCGGCGACGCACTGGAGACACTCGCTGCACAAGCCACAGTCAAGGCACCGTTCGGCCTCCGCCAGGGCTTCCTCCTCGGTGAAGGTGGCATCAATCTCATCGAAACTGGATGCCCTCCGCTCCAGGGGTATCCTGCTGGCAACGGTCCTTTTCTTCTTCTCGTGCTTGCCGGTTGGAATCGGTGCTGGCTCCTGTTCCTTGTGGTCCCGGTTCTCGTGGAGGTCAATCCCGTTGAGATAGCGGTCTATGGAGATGGCGGCTTCATGACCGTGCTGGATTGCCTCGACGGCCGATTTCGGCCCGGTGACGCCGTCACCACCGGCAAAGACACCTTCCTCATTAGTGGCCAGTGTCATCTGGTCTACGGAGAGCCAGCCGCCCCGGCTGGTTGTGACACCGGTCTCTTTGGGTAGAACCGACAGCTCGGTGGCCTGTCCGATGGCGATAATCACGGTGTCGCAGTCGATTTCAGTGGTGATATCGTGGTCGTAGGTCGGGCTGAATTTTCCCTCATCATCGAATACCGAGGTGCACTTCTCGAACTCGACTCCGGTCACATGGCCGTCCTTGCCAAGAATCTGCCTGGGACCCCAGCGGTTGACAATCCGGGTACCCTCTTCCTCGGCTTCTTCTATCTCCCAGGAGTGTGCCGGCATTTCCTCCGGTGACTCAAGGCAAACAGCCGTAACCTCAGAGGCTCCGAGCCGGCGTGCCGTTCGAGCGACGTCCATCGCTACATTGCCGCCACCGACGACGACTACCCGCTTACCGAGGCTGACTTCTTTGTCCTCGTTGACGTCTCGCAGGAAGTCAAGGGCAAGCGTGACCTGCGGCAGGTCCACTCCCGGTATCGGCAGGCTGCGGCTTAGCTGAGCCCCGATTGCCAGGTAGATGGACTGGTAGCCCTGCGCTTTCACGTCTTTCAATGAGAAGTTGTCGTTTATCGGGGTATTGAGTCTCAGCTCAATTCCCGTGCTGATAATGTCCTCGATATCGGCGGCCAGGATATCCTTGGGAAGCCGGTACTTGGGGATGGCCGATTGAAGCTGCCCGCCGGGAAGGGAGCTTGCCTCGAAGATGGTAACCGGGTAGCCCAGCTTGACCAGGTCGTGGGCACAGGTAAGTCCCGAAGGCCCGGCGCCAACGACGGCCACCATGGGCTTCGAGGTGTCAATTACGGGTTTTTCTTCGGGTGGAATTTCACCTGAATTTCGTTTCTGCCTGACGATATCGGCGGCAAACCGTTTCAGCGGGGCTATACCTACCGGCTCATCAACCTCGTTACGGTTACAGTTTTGTTCGCAGGGGTGGTGGCAGATTCTACCCAGTACCGCCGGCAATGGTATCCATTGTTTAATATGGTCCAGGGCTTCTAAGTACTTGCCCTTTGAGATAAGGGCCACGTACCCCTGGCCGTTACAACCGGCGGGGCAGCTAAGCTTGCAGGGTGGTCTGGCCGCCTTACTGATAAACATGGCACTGGGGATGGCCTGGGGATAGCGCTTGTGGACGGCCTTACGGGTGGTCAGGCCCTGCTCGAAGTCATCTATCAGGTCTACCGGGCATGCCTCAAGGCAGTCACCACAAGAGCTGCACTTTTCAATGTCGATATAGAGCGGTCGCTTGAGCACCTTTACCTGAAAATCGCCGGCTTCTCCTTCCAGCGACTGCACCTGGGAGTTTGAGAGAATCTCTATGTTGAGGTGCTTGTCGACCTCAATCAGCTTGGGGGATATCATGCACATTGAGCAGTCGTTTGTCGGGAAGGTCTTGTCGAGTTGTGACATCCTGCCACCAATGGCGGTGGTCTCTTCTACAAGGTAGACCTTGAAACCGGAGTTGGCCAGGTCCAGGGCGGACTGCATACCGCAGATGCCTCCGCCGACGACCATCACAGCACCGACTTTCTGCTGGTCGGACTTCTCTTTGCTACCGTTGTTACTCAATACTGCACCTCTCTCAGAGCAAGCCCTTCTGCTTGAGCAGTGGTCTGGGGTCCACTATGTGTCTTGAGAACCATTTCCCGGCCGAGGGGTGTCCGAACGCCAGTCCCATTAACTCCGTGAAATAAAGGATGGGGACGCCATATTTCTTACCTGTCTCTCGCGAGATATCTTCCTGAGCCCTGTCCAGGTTGGACTGGCACATCGGGCACCCGGAAACGATGCAATCCGCTCCGGCCTCCTGAGCCATATCCAGGAGCTTCTGTATCATCTGTTGGGCTACCCGGGGCAGGGTGAGGACATGGCCTGCCCCGCAACAGTCCGTCTTGTATGACCAATCCCGGACATCCGCACCCACTGTTTTCATCAGGTTGTCCATTGATTCCGGGTTGTCCGGGTCGGTGACATCGGTGACTCTGGGGGGCCTGGTGATGAGGCAGCCGTAGTAACAGACAACGCTAAGACCCGCGAGCGGTCTGGTTACTTCTGGTAATATCACGTCTTCGCCAACGTCTTCCCAGAAGAAATCGGCGAGGTGCTTGACCTGAAAGCCGCCCTGGTATTTATCGGCAGCCCCTTCTGTGGTCGTATCGGCCAGTAGCTCTTTCTCTGCCGCTCTCAGCCTTGAATAGCAGGCAGCACAGGGGACGACGAGGTCCATTCCCACCTGGCCGGCCAGCCTGAGGTTCCGCTCGGGTAATGCCAGAGCTAACTCATTACTGGTTGCGTGGGCAGAGGAAGCTCCGCAGCAGTTCCAGTCCTCCAGTTCCGCCAGATTGACCCCGAGTTTCTCGGAGACTGCCTCGGTGGACTCGTTGTACTCCCTGGCGATACCATGAAGGGAGCATCCCGGATAGTATGAAACTTCTACCACTATCCTGTCACCCCCGCTTTCTTAAACATATCTTTTATCTGACGTTTTCCTCGTAGCCTGGGAGGCAAGAGCTTAATCTTTCCGCGGGTGAACATCGCCAGGCCGGTGCTGACCTGTTTGAGAAGGCCGCGAATCCCCTCACTCCTGAGGGTAAAGTCTACTGCCATCTCAGTTTCATGTACCCGGCCGTGTCTCCGAATAGAAGAGAGGAAGGCAGAGTGGAATAGAGGGACGTTTCTCTGTGACGGTTTGACTCCCTCACGCTGTGCCAACTGTCTGAGAGTGTCCATGACACGGGTAATGTTAATGTTGTTGGGGCATCTCGTCGCGCAGGTCTCGCAAGAGGCGCAGACCCATATGGTATCGCTGCGAAGGACTTCGTCGACCAGACCAAGGTGAAGGAGGCGTATTGCAATGTGAGGGACAAGGTCCATGGCGAAGGTTACCGGACATCCATTTGTGCACTTCTCACACTGGAAACAGACGGATATCCGTTCCCCACTCAGCTCCTCAACCATCTTTCGCTGCGACGGGTTGGGTATAATTTCCTGGGGCAATTGCGCAATCGACACGTTCCTACCTCGCCTAATCGCCGGTCACATCAGCGGGCAGATGCCCAGCCTGCGGTGACCAAAGCGGCTTCTTCTCCTGCCTCGGCCTAAAGCCCGGCGGCCTCAAGGACTTCCGGTACTCTCTTTTCCCAGCCGATAGCCATAATATGCACCCCTTGACAGAGGCCTTTCATCTCGTTGATAAGTCGAGCGGCAATCTCAACGCTTGTTTTAGCCCGTTTCTCGGTCTTTTCCATCTCCTCGATGAGCTCGTCGGGGACGTGAATTCCGGCAATGGACTTGTTCATAAACCGCGCCATACCGGCCGACCTGAGGAGTACAATACCCACCATTACCGGCACATTCAGCGGGGCTACGGCCTTCATGAACTCCTCGAGCTTCCTCGTGTCGTATACCGCCTGGGTCTGGAAGAACTGCGCTCCGGCCTTGACCTTTTTCTCCATCTTGATTAACTGAGGTTCCAGGGGCTCGGATTCGGGTGAGACCACAGCACCGAGACAGAACTCGGGCGCTCCTTCAAGATCGTTCCCGGAAAGGTCTTTCCCTCCTTCCAATTGCCTGGCAGCACACAGCAGCGACACAGAATCGAGGTCAAACACTGGCTTCGCCTGAGGGTGGTCACCCAAAGAAACAGAATCACCGGTGAGGCAGAGGACATTAGTAATTCCCAACGTGTAGGCACCGAGTAGGTCTGACTGGAGAGCGATGCGATTACGGTCCCGGCAGGTCATCTGGAAGATGGGTTCCAGACCGCTCTCCTTGAGAAGACGGCAGACGGGTAACGAACCCAGTCTCATTACGGAACTCTGCTGGTCGGTGACGTTCAATGCGTCAACTCTACCGCGCATCAGTTCGGCGATTTCGAGCATTTCCTTTATATCAACACCCTTTGGCGGGCCGATTTCAGTAGTGATGATGAACTTCCCTTGCTCTGCCAACTGGGCGATGTTCATTATGTAGAAGCCTCCTTCTCTCTCCACTCAAGAGCCTGCATTATCGCAGGCTCCAGGTTTTCGGGCGGTCGAATCTTACTATAGTCTTTTGGCGTCAGTATCATGCTCATCCTATCGAGACGCCACAGCTCCTTGAGTCGATTGTATCTGGGGTTTCCCATTTCAACCCACGATGAGGCGCCATGCTCCTCAGCGTCGCTAGCAACATAGTACTTCCATGACACCTGTCTGTCAATCTCCAGTACGGAGTCCTACATTGGTTCACTCCATACCTTGTGCTACCTCTGATGTGGTCGGTCACCACGATTCTGTAAAGGGAGTCACGGATTCTCGTGCCTGGTACCCGGGCGTGAGGTGATGACTCAATAAGGGCACCCCTGTATCTACCAGGTAACAAATCGTCAATTTGTTCACTCTGTCATCTTGCAATATACTATATTTAATCGATCGGTTATATCAGCAACGATTGACATGGAGCATTATGCCCGGTGCTGAAATTGTGACTGATTGAACCGACGATTTGGTAAGATCGGACATCCGACCTCAGGAAGGAGACAAAATGGCAACCCCAGTGCAACCAGAGAATGATGTGAGCTATCAGATCAAGGTGACGCTAAAGGGAAGTAAACCACCGATCTGGAGGCGTCTCCAGGTGCCTGGCGACATCAGCTTGCATAACCTGCACCTAACTGTGCAGGTAGCGATGGGCTGGACTAACTCGCATCTGTATCGTTTTGACATTGAAGGCGAGCAATATGGCGAACCTCACCCAAAGGATAAGTTACATGGTCTGGCAAGGAGGAACTCCAGGACCACCAAACTGAGCAGGGTGGTGCCCATGGGGAAAAGCAAGTTTATCTACGAATACGATTTTGGTGATGGTTGGGAACACCAGATCGTGGTGGAGAAAATTCTGCCGGCGCAAGCTGGGGTGAGTTATCTGGTTTGTATGACAGGGAGACGTGCCTGTCCGCCAGAAGATTGTGGCGGAGTCTGGGGTTATGCGCGTCTGTTAGAACTCTTCTCTGACCCCACCCATGAAGAATACGATGAAATGAGGGAGTGGCTCGGTGGGGACTTTAACCCTGAAGAGTTTGACCTTGAGGGGACCAACGACGCGTTGAAATACTTGGCTGAAGATGATGTTGCATCTAAGTCGAAGGTTAAGATTGGAAGAAACGACCCATGTCCCTGCGACAGTGGGAAGAAATACAAGAAATGCTGTGGGGCAACCAGTAAACCGATATCGCTTCCTGATCGGAGATTGATGGAGCGTAATTTACTATCTATTCAAAAGCTGATGGCAAACCAAAATTTCCAGTCCGCTGACGAGATGAATGCCTATCTTAAACAATTTTCCGGAGTAGGTCGCATTCCCCAATTAAACCCTGAGACTCCATTGGAAGAGGCACAGGAACTTATTTATCAGGCATTGGAAAGCACAGAGAAAAAGGAGCGAATACATCTGGCGATGGAATCCCTCAAGGTATGCGATAATTGTGCCGATGCCTATGTACTTTTAGCGGAAGAGGCTGCTGAAACAATCGAGCAGGCGCGAGATTGGTATCGGAGAGGTATGGACGCAGGCGAGCGTGCTTTGGGACCTGAGGTATTTACCAAAGAGGCGGGTAATTTCTGGGGCATAATTGAGACACGACCATACATGCGGGCTCGTGAAGGGCTGGCTGATTGTCTCTACTCTCTTGGTGAGCATGATGCTGCCATGGAGCACTATCGGGACATACTGCGATTGAATCCCAACGATAACCAGGGTGTTCGTTACAAACTGCTGATCTGCTTGATGGAGACAAATGACATCAACGCTGCCAAGGAGTTGCTCGGGCAGTATCCAGACGAATACTCAGCAGACTGGTTTTTCACGCGGGCGTTAATCGCCTTTATCCAGCACGGTACCGGTCAAGAATCGAATAAACAACTCCGGCAAGCGATGCAGTATAATCCCCACGTTGTTCCTTACTTGCTTGGGCAGAGAAGATTGCCCCGTGCTCTTCCGAATCGAATTGGTTTTGGCGATGAGGATGAAGCTGCATCATATGTTGCCGAATTCGCAGATGTGTGGCTTGGCATCCCTGGTGTGTTGGAGTGGGTGAAGGCAGTAACTCGAGGCAAGAGATAGGTTATGCTCAAGCTCGAAGTTCCCGTCGCAATACAAATCTCGGTGCTTATATACGGGTGCTCTGTCAAACATTCATTTTTAGCCCAAAGTCTTAGACTTGCACAATAAGCCAGAATGTTGCATTGCATTATGAATCCCTGTCCGTGCAGCACATAGTTACAGCAGTTGCGAGGGGAAGTGAGATATAGTAGGAGTAATTACACTAACGCTGTTGACTCTTGACAAACTGTGGTATATATTTGTCTCGAATAGTACATTCAATAGTACACTCAGGGAGGTACAATCATATGGAAAAGACTTCTACTGGATTGGATGAGAACATTGCAGGATTGCTGTGCTATGTTTTGGGATGGATAACCGGGATTATATTCCTCCTGATTGAGCAGGATAACAAGTTTGTTCGCTTCCACGCTACGCAGTCGATTATCGTGTTTGGTATTGTCACCGTTGCTGGTATCATCCTCAGTTTTGT
This sequence is a window from Dehalococcoidales bacterium. Protein-coding genes within it:
- a CDS encoding FAD-dependent oxidoreductase; translated protein: MSNNGSKEKSDQQKVGAVMVVGGGICGMQSALDLANSGFKVYLVEETTAIGGRMSQLDKTFPTNDCSMCMISPKLIEVDKHLNIEILSNSQVQSLEGEAGDFQVKVLKRPLYIDIEKCSSCGDCLEACPVDLIDDFEQGLTTRKAVHKRYPQAIPSAMFISKAARPPCKLSCPAGCNGQGYVALISKGKYLEALDHIKQWIPLPAVLGRICHHPCEQNCNRNEVDEPVGIAPLKRFAADIVRQKRNSGEIPPEEKPVIDTSKPMVAVVGAGPSGLTCAHDLVKLGYPVTIFEASSLPGGQLQSAIPKYRLPKDILAADIEDIISTGIELRLNTPINDNFSLKDVKAQGYQSIYLAIGAQLSRSLPIPGVDLPQVTLALDFLRDVNEDKEVSLGKRVVVVGGGNVAMDVARTARRLGASEVTAVCLESPEEMPAHSWEIEEAEEEGTRIVNRWGPRQILGKDGHVTGVEFEKCTSVFDDEGKFSPTYDHDITTEIDCDTVIIAIGQATELSVLPKETGVTTSRGGWLSVDQMTLATNEEGVFAGGDGVTGPKSAVEAIQHGHEAAISIDRYLNGIDLHENRDHKEQEPAPIPTGKHEKKKRTVASRIPLERRASSFDEIDATFTEEEALAEAERCLDCGLCSECLQCVAACQAKAIEHEQTEQEVELQVGSVILAPGFEPFDAAIKSEYGYGRMSNVVTAMEFERILSASGPYQGQVQRPSDSKHPVKVAWIQCVGSRDETCDREYCSSVCCMYATKEAIIAREHDSTIQPTIFYNDLRAYGKGFERYYESAKNRFGIRYVRGIPSGVKELQQSKNLLIESVGEDGQKVPEEFDMVVLSVGLQPSASTRDLADTLGIELDRFGFCLTDNFNPNATSRDGIYVAGAFDAPMDIPESVMSASSAACLASEGIAGARGTLVTEKEYPPEQDTKGQEPRIGVFVCRCGSNIARVVDVPGVAEYAATLPFVVHAEENLYTCSADTQRKIVAAIEENELNRVVVASCSPRTHEPLFQDTIREGCLNKYLFEMANIRDQCSWVHALHMPEATDKAKDLVQMAVARAVTLEPLYQSQAEVKRRALVIGGGLAGMTAAVEFARQGYDSVLIERENELGGNLRNIHYVHGSSESPQALLSSLVDQVENESKITVYKGANIRSFSGYVGNYVTEITTASGDITELEHGVVVLATGATEYKPTEYLYGQSGRVLTQLELEGRIAGSDEGIRNARSVVMIQCVGSREEGHMYCSRICCTQAVSNAIKLKEENPDIEVCVLYRDIRTYGMNELLYRQAREMGVTFIRYDVDRKPEVTEDQGKLTVRVFDSVLGTNILLEPDYLTLSTAIRPYDDAEELASRLKLPLTQDRFFMEAHMKLRPLDFVNDGMYLCGLAHSPKTVSESITQARGAVSRAVTILSQAYLMVGGVVSVVEQDKCVGCLTCVRSCPFDVPKINADGVAEIEAAACQGCGICASMCPRKAIKLQHYSDEQVMAKTAVLSTA
- a CDS encoding CoB--CoM heterodisulfide reductase iron-sulfur subunit B family protein, translated to MVEVSYYPGCSLHGIAREYNESTEAVSEKLGVNLAELEDWNCCGASSAHATSNELALALPERNLRLAGQVGMDLVVPCAACYSRLRAAEKELLADTTTEGAADKYQGGFQVKHLADFFWEDVGEDVILPEVTRPLAGLSVVCYYGCLITRPPRVTDVTDPDNPESMDNLMKTVGADVRDWSYKTDCCGAGHVLTLPRVAQQMIQKLLDMAQEAGADCIVSGCPMCQSNLDRAQEDISRETGKKYGVPILYFTELMGLAFGHPSAGKWFSRHIVDPRPLLKQKGLL
- a CDS encoding 4Fe-4S dicluster domain-containing protein is translated as MSIAQLPQEIIPNPSQRKMVEELSGERISVCFQCEKCTNGCPVTFAMDLVPHIAIRLLHLGLVDEVLRSDTIWVCASCETCATRCPNNINITRVMDTLRQLAQREGVKPSQRNVPLFHSAFLSSIRRHGRVHETEMAVDFTLRSEGIRGLLKQVSTGLAMFTRGKIKLLPPRLRGKRQIKDMFKKAGVTG
- a CDS encoding methylenetetrahydrofolate reductase, which produces MEREGGFYIMNIAQLAEQGKFIITTEIGPPKGVDIKEMLEIAELMRGRVDALNVTDQQSSVMRLGSLPVCRLLKESGLEPIFQMTCRDRNRIALQSDLLGAYTLGITNVLCLTGDSVSLGDHPQAKPVFDLDSVSLLCAARQLEGGKDLSGNDLEGAPEFCLGAVVSPESEPLEPQLIKMEKKVKAGAQFFQTQAVYDTRKLEEFMKAVAPLNVPVMVGIVLLRSAGMARFMNKSIAGIHVPDELIEEMEKTEKRAKTSVEIAARLINEMKGLCQGVHIMAIGWEKRVPEVLEAAGL
- a CDS encoding tetratricopeptide repeat protein, producing MATPVQPENDVSYQIKVTLKGSKPPIWRRLQVPGDISLHNLHLTVQVAMGWTNSHLYRFDIEGEQYGEPHPKDKLHGLARRNSRTTKLSRVVPMGKSKFIYEYDFGDGWEHQIVVEKILPAQAGVSYLVCMTGRRACPPEDCGGVWGYARLLELFSDPTHEEYDEMREWLGGDFNPEEFDLEGTNDALKYLAEDDVASKSKVKIGRNDPCPCDSGKKYKKCCGATSKPISLPDRRLMERNLLSIQKLMANQNFQSADEMNAYLKQFSGVGRIPQLNPETPLEEAQELIYQALESTEKKERIHLAMESLKVCDNCADAYVLLAEEAAETIEQARDWYRRGMDAGERALGPEVFTKEAGNFWGIIETRPYMRAREGLADCLYSLGEHDAAMEHYRDILRLNPNDNQGVRYKLLICLMETNDINAAKELLGQYPDEYSADWFFTRALIAFIQHGTGQESNKQLRQAMQYNPHVVPYLLGQRRLPRALPNRIGFGDEDEAASYVAEFADVWLGIPGVLEWVKAVTRGKR
- a CDS encoding DUF4870 domain-containing protein; this encodes MEKTSTGLDENIAGLLCYVLGWITGIIFLLIEQDNKFVRFHATQSIIVFGIVTVAGIILSFVPFVGWLVPAISFILWVVLMVKAYQGTKYKIPWAGNLAEKWAG